From Streptomyces sp. NBC_00775, one genomic window encodes:
- a CDS encoding transglycosylase domain-containing protein produces the protein MPKKRSGGGLSATQQAAKFLGVSVLAGAVMAGIALPAVGAFGLAAKGSVQGFDEIPDNLKSPALSQRTTILDSQGDQIATVYSRDRTVVDLKDISPYMQKAIVAIEDSRFYQHGAIDLKGVLRAVNQNAQNGGVAQGASTLTQQLVKNYFVEEAGDDPTKVAQATQQTLGRKIRELKYAIQLEEKLGKKKILENYLNITFFGEQAYGIEAAAQRYFSKPAKNLNLQQSALLAGIVQSPSRYDPVNDEAEATKRRNTVLQRMAEVHDISQQEADAAKKKKLGLHVSQPKNGCITAVKGASFFCKYVENVFLTDPVFGKTKEERAKIWNQGGLTIRTTLDPQSQESIQASLKSHVYKSDKVAAAATLVQPGTGKILGMGQSKPYGYGKNETEYNYSVNYGMGGSNYGFPTGSTFKPFVAAAALEQGLPATKEYSSPNKMPYPSPVQTCGSKPWTNQANEQVPNESASEVGPYRLKEAMAKSVNTYFVQMISDIGLCPVMNQIDKLGVVQGNGDKLPQVPSIALGAKGISPLTMATAYAAFASRGMYCTPVAIESITQKINGKQKSLEVPKSTCQRAMSEKTADTINTLLSGVIDSGTGQQAGLTDRANAGKTGTTDERKNAWFVGYTPNLSGAVWVGSATQKVKMVNIKIGGVYRYKVYGGQVPGPIWRDLMTGALTGKEAPSFNLVDIPDADKNKGHDDGDNGDNNGNGNGNGNGNGNSTNGTTISGQTDGGVVIPTPSFSIPEGLIQGNGNGGQRG, from the coding sequence ATGCCAAAGAAGCGCTCGGGCGGCGGTCTGTCGGCAACGCAGCAGGCCGCCAAGTTCCTCGGTGTCAGCGTGCTCGCTGGTGCCGTCATGGCCGGAATCGCGCTGCCCGCCGTGGGTGCGTTCGGTCTGGCGGCCAAGGGGTCCGTCCAGGGGTTCGACGAGATTCCCGACAACCTGAAGAGTCCGGCGCTGAGCCAGCGGACCACGATCCTGGACAGCCAGGGCGATCAGATCGCGACGGTCTACTCGCGCGACCGCACGGTGGTCGACCTCAAGGACATCTCGCCGTACATGCAGAAGGCGATCGTCGCGATCGAGGACTCCCGCTTCTACCAGCACGGCGCGATCGACCTGAAGGGCGTCCTGCGCGCCGTGAACCAGAACGCGCAGAACGGCGGAGTGGCCCAGGGCGCCTCCACGCTCACCCAGCAGCTGGTGAAGAACTACTTCGTCGAAGAGGCCGGCGACGACCCGACGAAGGTCGCCCAGGCCACCCAGCAGACCCTCGGCCGCAAGATCCGCGAGCTCAAGTACGCGATCCAGCTGGAAGAGAAGCTCGGCAAGAAGAAGATCCTCGAGAACTACCTGAACATCACGTTCTTCGGTGAGCAGGCCTACGGCATCGAGGCCGCCGCCCAGCGCTACTTCTCCAAGCCCGCCAAGAACCTGAACCTCCAGCAGTCGGCGCTGCTCGCGGGCATCGTCCAGTCGCCCAGCCGGTACGACCCGGTGAACGACGAGGCGGAGGCCACCAAGCGCCGCAACACCGTGCTGCAGCGCATGGCCGAGGTGCACGACATCTCCCAGCAGGAGGCCGACGCGGCCAAGAAGAAGAAGCTCGGCCTGCACGTCAGCCAGCCCAAGAACGGCTGCATCACGGCCGTCAAGGGCGCCAGCTTCTTCTGCAAGTACGTGGAGAACGTCTTCCTGACCGACCCGGTCTTCGGCAAGACCAAGGAAGAGCGGGCGAAGATCTGGAACCAGGGCGGCCTGACGATCCGTACGACGCTCGACCCGCAGTCCCAGGAGTCGATCCAGGCGTCGCTCAAGTCCCACGTCTACAAGTCCGACAAGGTCGCGGCGGCAGCCACCCTGGTCCAGCCCGGCACTGGGAAGATCCTCGGCATGGGCCAGTCGAAGCCCTACGGCTACGGGAAGAACGAGACCGAGTACAACTACTCCGTCAACTACGGCATGGGCGGCTCGAACTACGGCTTCCCGACCGGTTCGACCTTCAAGCCCTTCGTGGCCGCGGCCGCGCTGGAGCAGGGCCTGCCGGCGACAAAGGAGTACTCGTCGCCGAACAAGATGCCCTACCCCAGCCCCGTACAGACCTGCGGCAGCAAGCCCTGGACCAACCAGGCCAACGAGCAGGTGCCGAACGAGAGCGCGTCCGAGGTCGGTCCGTACCGGCTGAAGGAGGCGATGGCGAAGTCGGTCAACACCTACTTCGTGCAGATGATCTCTGACATCGGCCTCTGCCCGGTGATGAACCAGATCGACAAGCTCGGCGTGGTCCAGGGCAACGGCGACAAGCTCCCCCAGGTGCCCTCCATCGCCCTCGGCGCCAAGGGCATCTCCCCGCTGACGATGGCCACCGCGTACGCCGCCTTCGCCTCCCGCGGCATGTACTGCACCCCGGTCGCCATCGAGTCGATCACGCAGAAGATCAACGGCAAGCAGAAGTCCCTCGAAGTGCCGAAGTCGACCTGCCAGCGGGCGATGTCCGAGAAGACCGCGGACACCATCAACACCCTGCTGAGCGGCGTGATCGACTCCGGTACGGGCCAGCAGGCCGGTCTCACCGACCGCGCCAACGCCGGTAAGACCGGTACGACGGACGAGCGCAAGAACGCCTGGTTCGTCGGCTACACGCCGAACCTGTCGGGCGCGGTCTGGGTCGGCAGCGCCACCCAGAAGGTCAAGATGGTGAACATCAAGATCGGCGGCGTCTACCGCTACAAGGTCTACGGCGGTCAGGTCCCCGGCCCCATTTGGCGGGACTTGATGACCGGCGCCCTCACGGGCAAGGAGGCCCCCTCCTTCAACCTGGTCGACATTCCCGACGCCGACAAGAACAAGGGCCACGACGACGGGGACAACGGCGACAACAACGGCAATGGAAACGGCAACGGGAACGGAAACGGGAACAGCACCAACGGGACCACCATCAGCGGCCAGACCGACGGCGGTGTAGTGATCCCCACGCCTTCCTTCTCCATTCCCGAGGGATTGATTCAGGGAAACGGAAACGGCGGGCAGCGCGGCTGA